A region of the Peromyscus leucopus breed LL Stock chromosome X, UCI_PerLeu_2.1, whole genome shotgun sequence genome:
cattgtgggcagtgccaccctggaCTGTTGGTCAGTTCtgcaagaaagcagactgagtaagacatggggagcaagtcagcaAACAGCActattccatggcctctgcattattcctgccctgtttgagttcctgtactgactttacttcagtgatggactacaaatGTGAAgtataagcccaataaaccctttcctcgccaacttgctttttggccgTGGTgtttttgttgcagcaatagaaaccctaactaagacacaagtcAAGGCCCATGAGAAGAACCTGTGTCAAGTCAGCTCATTCTCAGCACATGATCTTGAAACTAATGTCCCTCTGGGAGGCTGCTGAGGGGGTCTCCAAGGACCTCTTGAGGCTCTGATGTTTAATACATtactcaaaatcaaaacaaatcaaccaaacaacaaaccccaaactGTATAGAGTGGAATGACTTCTTCAACAAATGCATAAATCCAATCTACAAAATGAGAGTTGGGTAACTGGAGTTAAAAATCAGTCAGGAATGGCTTGGGACTCCCAGAGGCTTCCCAGAGCCTGATGTGAAGGCTTGGAAGCCATTTTTCAGTACGTTCTTGCTTATCCAAGATATCATGATGTCAAAAGCTCTGATTTTGAGTTGGAGTGGGAAGAGGATTTACTTGCAGTGTAGTGAATCCAGGCAGGGCTCAGGATCCAAGTCTTCTGTATGTACACAGTGCTATTTAAACAGAGCAACTCCTTCCCTGCTGGCCCCACATTCCTACCTCACAAATGCAGTTCATTATCATCTCCTACTTCCCTACTCCCCAATCCCCATCTTACACCCACTCCATCTTCCTCCACCTTCCACCTCCACATTTTCCTACCTCATGAttccacctctctcctcctctcccttccattACCTTCACACACTCCTACCTCATAACCCcaatcttctcttcctcccaccttcTCTATTTCCCCATGTCCTCCCATTCCCACTCACTCTTACCTGCTTGTAACTATACTTTGCAATCTTAACCCTCCCACCCCTATTTTCCCCCTCAGCATACCCCACCTCAAAATTCCAACCCTCTTCTCTCACTCCCTCATATCCTTACCTCACATACATCACCTCCCCCATTTCCACCTTTCCGAATCCTGCCTAACATCTTCAGCCTCCCAGACACACCTTCCTCCATCCCCTGCCTCTGTACCTCACACCTGGATCCACCTTTCTCCACACTCTGACCTCTGTCCTGTGcactcccacccctgccttctgCCAGGTCCCCGTCACCTGACCTATTTCTTAAGAGGTAAGAAATATTTTACTATCTTACATTactaaattttattctttaaagataAGACTTAGAAACATTTCATCATCTTACATGTAACTTTATTTGAAGATAGGACAATTAAAAATCCCAATCCCTTTCCCCCTCATCCACAAGgcctcttcttgtttttgtttttgtaattaacCAAAGGTCCAAGGTTATTCGTTTATCTTGATGTAGGAGCCAATGCAGATgtctggggaggggtgggtggctCATATTGGCTCCATTACATGGGCCTCCTTTTCATAGATGTTAGGGATCAGACCCATAGGAGAGTTGATCATGCGCACAGTATTCTTACTAAATAGCTTGAACTCGTAATGAATAAGTTGCTCCCAAAAGCAGTTGTTGGGACGAATGATGGGTCGGCAGGACTtggtccatgtgtgtgcatccaGCAGCGTCATGTTGTGGTATTTCATGAGATAGGCAAGGCAGAAGGCTGCTGAGCCGCTCACTCCTGAGGTACAGTGCAGCAGCACGCGGCCATTCCTCATTTCCACGGCGTGGATGTGATCAGCTATGGGGTCGAAAAAATCATAGAGGTAGGCGTTGGGAGCACCACTCACCGGCACTTGCACGTACTGAATGTCTTCAAAGAACGCATTCACTGCTTCTACCGAGGCATTGATAATTGTGGTGATGTGGTTGTTGGACAGGGCGAGTTTGTCGTTAGCGACCACAGCATTACTGATAAAAAGACTGTTAGTTATTTGAGAGAGGTCATAAAGGTTGTCCTGTTCCATAGCCTGAGTCTAAAGGACACAAGACGCTGTTGTCATCACCAGGGtgtcaggtcagctgtctctctgCACTAGGTTCCAGTGCACCTTTAGGAAAGCAGCTGCTCTGCTGAAATGTCAGGTCCTTaacctctgtctcctcctccactACTCACGTGTCACAGTGGTAACcaatctgtctctctcccatgcCCAGGCGTCACAATCCTCAAAGTCACAAGGCTCAGGTTTCTAGGGCAAAGGTAACTTTAGCTGCCCCCTAGCTAGGTGGTCACAGCCCACCTTCACCTTTCTCCCTTCtcgttttctctctttcccctttctttttttctttttcctcttcttttccttccttccttcttccattccttccctcctccctccctccctccctccttcctccttctttttgtggtcgtttgtttgtatttgagacaagattttttttttttttttggttttttgagacagggtttctctgtgtagctttgcgcctttcctggaactcacttggtagcccaggctggcctcgaattcacagagatccgcctgcctctgcctcccaagtgctgggattaaaggcatgcgccaccaccgcccagcgagacAAGATCTtaacattgtagaccaggctggcctcagcttccCGAGGTTTGGGAGTACAGGCCTGCCTGCACAATCATGTCCAGTTTCCCATTCCTTTCTTCATAGTGTatagtttatttttgagacaggtctcaggtattccaagctgatcttgaactcattatgtagccagaTGTTCTTGAacttctgttccttctgtctctactttctGAGGACTGCGATTACAGGCTTGCACCCATTTAtacagttctgggaattgaatctagggACTCATGAATGTAAAACAAGctctctatcaactgagctacatcctggtcatttttaaaaacagaaaaaaatcacttcaggtttttttgttgtttttttgccttttaaaatgttctattccAACATCTCTGatttatgctttaattttttctACCACACTGAACATATCATATATGAATGCTTCTATGTCATTAATGTTCAAGAATAGTTTTATACTTTCCCTACAAAGCAAAATAGTCTCATATTTGAAATTGCAACAGCCTTTGGCTCATGTAATGTGCTAATAACTACAAAATTGCAGCAAGAATAGAGGTTAGCTGTGCTTGGTGGAGTTGCCATGGCACTTCTTTGTCAGTTGTAACCACAGAATTTTGTTCCTGCTTACAAATACATTAGAGCTGGTTGTAAGGAAGCATGGCTAACAGCTCTCTAGTGGTCAGTTGTGACTAATTCAGCCGTGTCACtgttcatttatatatacatCCCAGTTGATTTATCTCTGGATTCTTTTTATTTGCTGAAACAGTAGCTCAAATaatttcatttgctttcttcAAAAGAATGCCCATGTGCTTTGTAAACTACAAGTCATTTGATTATCACCAAGATGTCTTGTCAATAATATTAAAACATTCTAGAACAAGTTAATGTCACATTACAGTTGGgccaaaattttgttttcaaaatgcttCCCGAGACTTGCATTTACTTTCAGCTATAAGTATCTTGACTGAAATTGTAAAGAATATCTTAAAATTAATGCATTGTTTCACAGACAATCCAGAGACTCAGTCTTCATTGTTGTTTCATCGtcattaaaaagatttattattattatcattagtgtgtgtgtgtgtgtgtgtgtgtgtgtgtgtgtgtgtgtgtgtgtaagggcacATATGCCatagtgtgcatgtggaaatCATGGACATGTTTGAGAGCAGTGGATCAAACTTAGGCCACCAAGTTTGTactgcaagtgcctttacccactgagccatctcactaaccTATCATTATGAAAAAAGAGGAAACAGTTGATATCTTTCTCATAATGGTCAAGGAAATTAAAACCTCAAGATGCAacacagttttccttttttcatatGTGGTAATCAAGTTTTTTATGTTACTTAAATTATTAGTTcccacaaaaataaagaaaataaaatataatgcaaaTAATAAATATGAGAACTACTTTTTAAGATATCTCAATTTCactaaagttatttaaaaagagTTAGTCCAGGGcaagatgtatatatatatatatatatatatatatatatatatatatatatatctcagtgATAGAATATGTGCTTATCTTGAAGaatgctctgggttccatcccagtaccaaaaataaacaaacaaataaaacaatattaaaataaaaaggcttaTTTTGAGATACAGTATATTCTATGTAGTAATAGGAAGACCTGATAGAGCATTAGATTCCAGTGATTTCAAAATTATGTACTACTTAAACTTGTAAATGTAGCATAATTGTCCAATATAAATTCAGACCTGTTTTCAAAGGCACTCATTGCCAACATTAAACTGTAATATTCTTTCAGCCAATATTCTCTAATTCTCTTAGCCTGAGGGATGATGACTATCTTAAACTTCTACTATGGGACAGTTCCTGGGTGGATGAAGAATTGACATCTTCTAAGTCAGTCACCTtcagacttttctttcttgttatttagtgaagaaaatatttaagaaccCCTCTCTGTTTCCACTCTCAGAGAAAGATAATATGTAGttggtgtagatgtaattctgaatagttttattaaataagaaacacagagccaaatgcagagttaaaagccccagaggtcagagagcagtagctaagagctgagactaaaaccaccttcttaccacccgctgccgctgccgtccttcacctgagaaagagacctacttcctgtgtgtctgtctttttattaacagaactttctgttcttccttctcattggttgtaaacccaaccacatgacctccttgtcactgcctgtctatacagacctccaggtatctatggttggtattgagattaaaggcatgtgtctccatgctggctgtgtctttgaacactctgcctgtcatgtgatcaggattaagggcatgtgctaccactgccagacttctgctaaatggcttactattagctctgaccccggggcacttttatttattaacatacaaataaaatcacatttcagcacaaataaaatatcaccatgcagggagtagagagatggctcagagggtaaaactGCTTGCCATACAAACCTAAAGATCTGatttaggccgggcagtggtggcgcatgcctttaatcccagcacttgggaggcagaggcaggcggatctttgtgagttcgaggccagcctgggctaccaagtgagttccaggaaaggcgcaaagctacacagagaaaccctgtcttgaaaaaccaaaaaaaaaaaaaaaaaaaaaatctgatttagATACCTGGAAACATGTAAACAGTTGGATCATTGGGGATGAagttgcaatcccagcattccttcagtgagatggaaaacagagataggaaaatgtgatggtttgaataaaaatggcccccataggcatATAGGgagatgtgtccttgttggagtaggtgtggctttgttggaggaggtgtgtcactagggggtgggctttgaggtttcagaagctcaagtttGGCCAGTGTGTCACTGTCACTTCTTGCTGCCTGtagatctagatgtagaactcttagctcttTCTCCagtactgtgtctgcctgcacaccaccatgcttcctggaATGATGACATGCCTCATGCATCCTGTAATATGCAAAATGATGAGAGGGGCACCAGCTCATTTGACAAGCTTCATTGTTGCCCTTTTTCTTGTCCCAGACCTTAGGGATGGAGACTCTGCTGTTCAGTTGGATGAATTAAATGAAATGGGTTTAATTGGGCCCTGAGGTAGCAGGGGCCAGGTGGCAGCACCAAATCGCCAAAGACAAGGTGGTTGTAGCTATCATAATGGACAGAACAGACAAAGTAATATCCATAATAGCCTGACCTGTAATGGTCAGCACAGGCAAAGTAAATTCTGGGGTCCATTAGATATTGGTTCTGCATTAACACtcttcaacaggtccaggctgctgtgcaggctgctctaccacttggaccatatgatccagcagatCGGATGGTACTTGAGGTGTCAGTGGCAGAGAGGGTtgctgtttggagcctttgaCAGGCCCTATAggtgaatcacagaagagacctttgggattttggagcaaGGCTCTGCCATCATTTGCAGACAACTATTCTCCCTTTGAAAGACAGATCTTGACCTGCTATTGCACCTTagtggaaactgaacatttgaTAATGGGCCATCAAGTTACCATGTGACCTGAGCTGCCCATCATGATCTGGGTGTAATCTGACTCACCAAGTCATAAAGTAGGACATGCACAGCAGCAACCTattatcaaatggaagtggtataTTGTTGATTGGGCCCAAGCAGGTCCTGAAGGAACAAGCAAGTTACATGAAGAATTTGCCCAAATGCCTATGGTTTCTACTCTTGTTACAATGCCATCTGCTGCCAAGCATGCACCTATAGCTTCACAGGGTATGCCCCATGATTGGTTGACTGAGGATGAAAAGACTAGGGcctggtttactgatggttctgcaTGTTATGCAGTCACTAtccagaagtggacagctgccGCATTACAACCCCTTTCTAGGACAACCCTGAAAGACACTGGCAAAGGGAAAACTTCACAGTGGGCAGGACTTCAGGCAGTACACTTTATTTGGAAGAAAATAGCCAGATTTTCTACAGTTCACTGATTCTTGGGCTGTAGCCAATGGATTGGCTGGATGGTCAGGGACTTGGAAAAAATATGGTTGGGAAATTGAGGAGAAAGACATTGGGGGAAGAAGTATGTGgatagatctctccaaatggGTGAAAGATGTGAAGATACTTCTGCcccatgtaaatgctcatcaaagGGTGATTTCAACAAAGGAGAAGTTCAATAATCAAGTAGATAGAATGACCCATTCTGTAGACAGTCAGCCTCTTCCTCAGCCATTCATGTCATTGCCCAatgggcccatgaacaaagtggccagGGTGGCAGAGATAGGGGTTATACATGGGCTCAACAACATGGACTTCTACTCACTAAGGCTGACCTAGCTACagctgctgagtgccagatcttccaacagcagagaccaacactgagccccagatatGGTACCACTCCCTGGGGTGACCAACCAGCAACCTGGTGTCAGGTTTACTACATCAGACCACTTCCTCCATGGAGAAGACAATGCCttgtccttactggagtagatacttattctggttatggatttgccttttctgcacataatgcttctgccaaaaccaccATCCAAGGGCTTACCTTATCCACCATAGTGGTATTCCATACAGTATTGCTTCTCACCAGGGAGCTCACTTCACAGCCAGGGAAGTGAGACAGTGGGCCcatggaatccactggtcttCCCATGTTTCTTACCATCCTGAAGCAGATGGTCTGATAGAAAGATGGAATAGCCTTTTGAAGACACAATTACTGCACCATTTAGGTGGCAGCAGCTTGGAGGACTGGGGCAGAGTTCTTCAGAAGGCAGAATATACTTTGAATCAGTGTCCAATATATAGTATGATTTCTCCCATATCCAGGTTCCACTATCACCCTTAATGACCCATTAGGaaaatttttgcttcctgttcctgtaTCCTTAAGTTCTGTCAGCCTGAATGTTTTGGTTCCAGAGGGGGTGCTTTCCTACCAGGAGTcacaaacattccattgaactgaAAGCTTAGACTTCCCCCTGGCCACTATGGGCTTCTGATGTCCTTAAGCCAACAAgctaagaaaggaaaaacagtgtTAGGAGAGGTGATTGATCTAGATTACCAAGGGAGATTGTATTGCTTCTCTACAATGGAGGTCAgaaagattatgtctggagtgcaggagataCTTTGGGCCCTAAAGTTTAGGGCATCTTTTGGTGCTGATATGTCCTGTGATTCAAGTCAGtgggaaactgtagtcagaattttcttttttctttctttcttttcttttttcttttttttttttttttttttcgagacaggggttctccgtgtagctttgagcctttcctgggactcactctgtagcccaggctggcctcgaactcacagagatccacctggctctgcctcaagagtgctagaattaaaggcgtgcaccacgaccgtcccagaattttcttttggccaccaaccagctcccaaatacagacacagagacttcttattaattatgaataaatggccttagcttaggcttgttcctttAGTTCTTTTAACtcaatttaacctgtttctattcatctatgttttgccttggagctttttacctttctttctttctgtatgtcctacttttctgtttcctccatgtctgtctctgtcccctgctgtctccctgtctttttcttccccactccctagcctaaattcctcctcctcctggttcTCCCTGCCCACCTAtatctcctccctcactattggccattcagctttttattagaccagtcaggtaccttaggcaggaaaggtaaaacagcaacacatctttacataattagacaaatgtgacacatctctgcatagttaaataaatattccacaacaggaaatTACAATATCTTACTCCAGGCAGGATAACAAAGAGAACAGACCCAtcaggaatgaaggtatgggtCACTCC
Encoded here:
- the LOC114680954 gene encoding dual specificity phosphatase 21-like; protein product: MEQDNLYDLSQITNSLFISNAVVANDKLALSNNHITTIINASVEAVNAFFEDIQYVQVPVSGAPNAYLYDFFDPIADHIHAVEMRNGRVLLHCTSGVSGSAAFCLAYLMKYHNMTLLDAHTWTKSCRPIIRPNNCFWEQLIHYEFKLFSKNTVRMINSPMGLIPNIYEKEAHVMEPI